The Prunus persica cultivar Lovell chromosome G7, Prunus_persica_NCBIv2, whole genome shotgun sequence genome has a segment encoding these proteins:
- the LOC18770758 gene encoding transcription factor RAX2 has protein sequence MGRAPCCDKANVKKGPWSPEEDAKLKEYIEKYGTGGNWIALPQKAGLRRCGKSCRLRWLNYLRPNIKHGEFSDEEDRIICNLFTNIGSRWSIIAAQLPGRTDNDIKNYWNTKLKKKLMGLNILPSQIKSHSGTFSSLLHLQASLSSSSPSSYRGSNNSTAYYAQTRSFSSALEPISFSPSLLSRSSTNAASVLHQVHQERFVGRAMQHNYQVKDNILMFGGEASCSSSDGSCSNQISQCRDREYEYNYNFFNGGEGHQKIMLPDGLNGWRSEKQNGNGIWEDQAPLDYGLEEIKQLISSTSSCNNFLFDENKTEEKAMMYY, from the exons atGGGAAGAGCTCCTTGTTGTGACAAGGCAAATGTGAAGAAAGGACCATGGTCACCTGAAGAAGATGCAAAGCTAAAAGAGTACATAGAAAAATATGGGACCGGAGGGAATTGGATTGCTCTTCCACAAAAAGCTG GTCTTAGGAGATGTGGGAAGAGTTGCAGATTAAGATGGCTTAACTATCTGCGCCCCAACATCAAACATGGAGAATTTTCTGATGAAGAAGACAGGATCATCTGCAACCTCTTTACTAACATTGGAAGCAG GTGGTCCATAATAGCAGCTCAGTTGCCAGGCAGGACTGACAATGATATCAAGAACTACTGGAACACCAAGCTCAAGAAGAAACTCATGGGATTAAATATTCTTCCATCCCAGATAAAATCCCACTCAGGCACCTTCTCatctcttcttcatcttcaagcTTCATTATCATCATCTTCACCATCATCATACAGAGGCAGCAACAACAGCACTGCTTATTATGCACAAACCAGGTCTTTCTCTAGTGCTTTGGAGCCCATTTCATTTTCACCAAGTCTTCTGAGCAGAAGTTCAACTAATGCTGCTTCTGTTCTTCATCAAGTGCACCAAGAGAGGTTTGTGGGTAGGGCCATGCAGCATAATTACCAAGTCAAAGATAACATCTTGATGTTTGGGGGTGAAGCAAGTTGCAGCTCTTCTGATGGGAGTTGCAGCAACCAGATCAGCCAGTGTAGAGACAGAGAGTATGAATATAATTACAATTTCTTCAATGGTGGGGAAGGGCACCAGAAAATCATGCTACCAGATGGGCTTAATGGGTGGAGATCAGAGAAGCAGAATGGCAATGGGATTTGGGAAGATCAAGCCCCATTAGATTATGGCCTTGAAGAAATTAAGCAGTTAATTAGCAGTACCAGTAGTTGCAACAactttttgtttgatgaaaaCAAGACAGAGGAAAAGGCCATGATGTACTACTGA